The Corvus hawaiiensis isolate bCorHaw1 chromosome 2, bCorHaw1.pri.cur, whole genome shotgun sequence genome includes a window with the following:
- the LOC125321158 gene encoding cell wall protein IFF6-like, with product MTVQWNGRAMGSQAPSLQTLWEPRGCLWRRAAETGAAPGVTDWGCIDVYQSSPSRLRSGAAPERPRSAASQLVPESPEFPERCGRGAGAARSHPARGRPEGGAGESPPSAAGLRGSGTGTGTGAGTGAGTERERERERERNGSGNGSGNANGSGNGTGTGTERERERERNGSGNGNGSGSRVWPGGPAVGGQRLRRGWSFTPPGLSEEGLSTILSAGASHCKPEVLTAGRAAEHIYPEMCCTKSPVASFCIPACSSQGERLHEGHQ from the exons ATGACGGTGCAATGGAATGGGAGGGCAATGGGTTCTCAGGCCCCGAGTCTGCAAACACTTTGG GAGCCCCGCGGGTGCCTCTGGCGCCGGGCTGCGGAGACAGGCGCAGCCCCCGGGGTGACGGACTGGGGCTGCATCGATGTCTACCAGTCCTCCCCATCGCGGCTCCGCTCCGGAGCGGCCCCGGAGCGGCCCCGGAGCGCCGCGTCCCAACTCGTCCCTGAGTCTCCCGAGTTCCCAGAGCGctgcgggcggggcgcgggggctgCGCGGAGCCACCCTGCCCGCGGCCGCCCAGAGGGTGGCGCTGGCGAGTCGCCACCGAGCgcggcggggctgcgcgggagcggaacgggaacgggaacgggagcGGGAACGGGAGCGGGAACGGAACGGgagcgggaacgggaacgggaacggaACGGGAGCGGGAACGGGAGCGGGAACGCGAACGGGAGCGGGAacggaacgggaacgggaacggaACGGGAACGGGAGCGGGAACGGAACGGgagcgggaacgggaacgggagcGGGAGCCGGGTCTGGCCCGGCGGCCCCGCCGTGGGTGGCCAGAGGCTGCGGAGAGG ATGGAGTTTCACTCCCCCAGGGTTGTCTGAAGAAG GTCTCTCCACAATACTTTCTGCTGGTGCTTCACACTGTAAGCCAGAGGTACTGACAGCTGGACGTGCTGCAGAGCACATCTATCCTGAGATGTGCTGCACCAAGTCCCCTGTGGCTTCCTTTTGCATCCCGGCTTGTTCCTCACAGGGAGAAAGATTACATGAGGGACACCAATGA